Below is a genomic region from Leucobacter exalbidus.
GTGGAGCAGCACCATCAGGGTTTCGTGCAGCTGCTGCGCGCTCACTTCACCGGCCGCGTTGACCAAGTGAATGGCGCCACTGGCGTCAGAGAGCACCTCCACGCCAAAGCCCAGCGGTTCGGCGGCCGCCGCGGTGGCGAGATCGCAGTTATTGGTCATGTAGCCCACCAGCGTGATGGCGTCGACCTGCTGCTCCCGCAACCAGGCCTCAAAATCGGTGCCGGCAAACACACTGGCGTAGCCCTTCACGATGTGCTTCCACGAATCCTTGCGGCGCGCTGCGATATCGGGGTGCAGCTCCCAGCCGGCCGACCCCTCAGCAAACACGGGTGCCCCGGCGGGGTACTGGTGCTGCACCACCGCAATGGGCAGCTCCTGTGCTTCGGCAAGATCGATGGCGCGCAAGATGTTATCGAGCGACGCATTGCGATCGGGGTACTGAATCACCAGCGGGCTGTCGGGCGTGAAATAGACGTTCTGTACGTCAACGAGAACGAGGGCGCGGCGTAGTTCGGCCATGGGGTGTGCTCCAATGCGGTAAAACTGCGGGGACAAGTGATTCCATCCTGACGCAGCCGCCCTGCTACCGTGAGTGGCGTATATGCATCCTTTCGATGGAAACGGGCCAGAATGAGAATCGCCATTCACGCGTTCGAAGGCATGACGCTGTTTCATCTCGCCACGCCCTTGCTGGTATTCGGGGAAGTCACCAGGTTGGGGCTCGCCGACGGGTGGAGTGCCGAGGTCTTCACCGAGACGGGCGGCCCGGTGCGCAGCGAAGAAGGCTACGTCATCGGTGACGTCGCGGGCCCAAACATCGTGCGCGACGCACAGATGCTGGTGCTCCCATCGTGGCTGAATGAACTGCCCGAACCATCCGCTGATCTGCTGCAACTCATTCACGAGGCTCATGACCGCGACACCCAGATCGTGGGCCTCTGCCTCGGGGCCTACCCGGTGGCGCGTAGTGGGCTGCTCGACGGCCGCACCGCAGTAACCCACTGGGGTGCGGCGCGGGCGGTCGCGGCACAAACGCCCGCAGTCTCGTTCAACGACTCAGCGCTGTATATCGACCACGGCGACGTGCTGACCTCGGCGGGCACCGCATCGGCGCTCGACGCCTGCCTGCACATTGTGCGCACGCACCTGGGATCAGCGGCCGCCGCAGCGGTGGCCAGGGGGATCGTCGTCGCGCCGCACCGCGACGGCGATCAAGCGCAATACATTGCGCGCCCGCTGCCTGACCGAGATCTCGATGGGCCGCTGGGCAAAACGATGCTGTGGGCGCTCGCCAATCTAGATCAAGACCTGGGGGTCGCGAGCCTGGCCGCGCACGCCACCATGAGCAAGCGAAACTTCACGCGAAGGTTTACCGAGGCGACCGGGCTGTCTCCCGCCAAATGGGTGCTGAATCGGCGGCTAGATGATGCCCGTCAGCTGCTAGAAACGACGAGCTGGAGCATTGCCCGCATCGCCGAGTCATGCGGCTTTGGGAGCCCGGTGACGTTTCGACAGAACTTCGTGGCCGCTTTCTCAACCACCCCTACGTCCTACCGCACCCGCTTCAGCCAGAATGAGGGCCCCGATCGCAGCCGTGAGGGGTAAGTTGTGGCGGCACCGTCGCGCCCACGCGTGAACCCGCTACGGTGGAGATTATGACGACCACTGGAGTTCCTCAGCCTTCACTGCCCTCCCGGCGCTCACACGTTCCTGCGTTTGAGGTGATGCGCATCACCGACGAGATCGCGCGCCGCCGCGCGGCCGGCCACAACGTCGTATCGCTGTGCGCGGGGGAGCCCGGCGCGATGCCGGCCCCGGGCACGCTGAAGGCCGCGGGCTACACCGGCCCGCTCGGCACGACTCCGCTGCGCGAGGCGATCGCGGGGCACTACCGTGCGTGGCACGGGGTCGAGGTTGATCCGGGAACGGTCGCGGTGACCACCGGATCATCGGGGGCGTTCCAGCTGGTGTTTCTCACGCTGTTTGACCCGGGCGATCGGGTCGCGCTTGCGAGCCCCGGGTACCCCGCGTATCGCAACATTTTGACGGCGCTCGGCGTTGAGGTCGTCGAAATTCCCACCGGCCCCGAGACGCGCTACCAGCCCACGCCCGAGCTGCTCGATGCCGTGGTGGCGAGCGGTGGCCCGCTCGCCGGGCTCATCATTGCGTCGCCGGCCAATCCCACGGGCACCATGCTCAGCCGCGCCGAGCTGCAGGCGCTCGTCACCTGGTGCGACGCGCAAGGCACCCGGCTCATCAGCGACGAGATCTATCACGGCATTACGTTTCCGGGGGCGGGGGATCCGGATCCGCGCGGCGTCAGCGCCCGCGAGCTGAGCCGCGAAGCCATCGTGATCAACTCATTCTCGAAGTACTGGGGCATGACGGGATGGCGGCTCGGTTGGGCCCTGCTGCCGGAGTCCCTCGTGCCGGCGTTCGAAGCGCTCGCATCGAACTTCGCGTTGTCGCCGCCCGCGCCCGCACAAGAGCTTGCACTGCAGGCATTCGCCCCCGAAACGTACGCCAAGCGCGACGCGATCGTCGACGACTTTGCGCGGGCGCGCACGCTGATCCTCGAAGCGGCGCCGAGCCTGAACTGGGGGCAGGCCGCTCCCTCTGATGGTGCGTTCTATTACTACTCAGAGTTGGGCGAGGCGCAGCTCGAACAGTACGGCGACTCGGTGAAGTACGCGCAGGCGCTGCTCGAGGGCGCCGATGTGGCCGTGGTGCCGGGCGTCGATTTTGATCCGGTCGCGGGTCATCGCGCCGTCAGACTCTCGTATGCCGCGGGCGAGCGGGCGGTCACCGAAGCGCTCGAACGCATCCTGAAGTTTCAGGGGTAGGCTGCGCGACACAAAGATGGCCTCTGGCCCGGTGACATAATTCCCGGGCCAGAGGCCATTGTGTGTGCGTGCGACGGGGAGCAGAACTCCCCGCGCTATCGCAGGAGGTGCGCTGAGCTACACCGTAATTCTGGCTACACCGTGATTTTGATCGGGGTGCCCGCGGCTACCCCGATGCGGCTCTGCAGCGCAGCGGTGACCACGGGGGCCGAAGCCTCTGCGCCGAAGAACTCGACCACCGCGACGGCTGCGTCGCCCAGGTCGAGTTCGATAGCGGCAACCTGCTCGGCGAGCGGACCCTCGAGGCCCGCCACTGCGCGCGCGATGCCGGATCGTGCCGCGCGGGGCAGCGCCTGATCATCGGCGCACGCAACGTCTGCGCTGGTGTACACCACGCCCGCTCCGGTGCGCACCTCGGCACGTATGCCCGAGGCATCACGCGTGGCCACGACAACGAGGTCGCTCGCACTGGTGCTGGTTGCGGGGGTAAGGGGGAGTGAGCGGCCCGAAGGGGCGCCACCGTGATCGCTGTGATCGGGTGACGCCCCTCCGAATGAGAACTTAAGATCCATAGACCCAAGCGTACTCTGGCAAATTATGCCTGTGCTGCGAGCACATCCTCAACCGAGGAGTACGGCAGGCCATCAAACGCGTCAGCGACGCCCTTGAACGTGACCACACCGTCGTGGGCGTTGAGGCCCTTGGCGAGTGATGCGTCAGCGTTCAGTGCCTTGACCCAGCCCTTGTCGGCGAGCGACACGACGTAGGGAAGCGTTGCGTTGGTGAGTGCAGCGGTCGAGGTCTCGGGGACCGCGCCGGGCATGTTGGCCACGCAGTAGTAGATCGAGTTGTGCACCGGGTAGGTGGGATCGTCGTGCGTGGTGGGGCGCGAGTTCTCGAAGCAGCCACCCTGGTCGATCGCGATGTCCACGAGCACTGAGCCCGTCTTCATCTGGGCCACCATCTCGTCGGTGACGAGCTTGGGGGCCTTCTCGCCGGGGATCAGCACCGAACCGATCACGAGATCGGCTTCCTTGAGTGCCTCGGTGATGTTGTGAGCGTTCGAGGTGCGGGTCTGAATGCGACCGTTGAACTCATCCTCGAGCTGCTTCAGGCGGGGGAGGAAGATATCGATAACGGTAACCTCGGCACCCATGCCGAATGCAATACGTGCAGCCTGCTCGCCTGCTGCACCGCCGCCGATGACGACGACCTTGCCGCGACGGGTTGCGGTGACGCCACCGAGGAGGATGCCGCGGCCGCCGTTGGCCTTCATGAGTGCGTTTGCGCCGACCTGAACGGACAGACGGCCAGCAACCTCAGACATGGGGGCGAGGAGGGGCAAGCCGCGGGTGGGCAGCTGCACCGTCTCGTAGGCGATGGCGGTGGTGCCCGAAGCGAGCACTGCGTCGGTGAGGGTGCGGTCTGCCGCGAGGTGCAGGTAGGTGAACAGCACCTGGCCCTTACGCATCTTCGCGTACTCAGAAGCGATGGGCTCCTTGACCTTGAGGATCATGTCGGCTTCAGCCCAGATCTGGTCTGCGCCCTCGATGATCTTGGCGCCAGCGGCGATGTAGTCGGCATCCGTGATAGCTGAGCCGAGACCAGCGCCAGCCTGCACCAGTACCTCGTGGCCACGACGGGTCAGCTCGAATACACCGGGCTCCGTGATGGCGACGCGGTTCTCATTGTTCTTAATTTCGGTGGGAATACCGACGCGCATGATGTGCTCCAAAAGAATCTGCGTTGGATTGGGATGAGTTACTTCCCTTGTCATGCGAACTCAGCGTGCTAGCGTCGTTCGTGACAGTGGAATCAACTTATTGTGCAGTATATTCGATATCCGTGGCAAAACGTTGAATTCTCTTCGGAATTAGTTGTAAAAATGACTTTCGTATACGAGGAGGCGACGGTAGATGGTTGATGGAGTGAAGAATCTGCGGCTAGATGTCGAACTAGACGACGTAGATCGCAAGATCCTCGGTGAGTTGCAGGCAAACGGCCGCATTACGAATGCTGAGCTCGCAGAACGTGTGGGCGTGGCAGCTTCCACGTGCATCGCACGCGTGCGCAGCCTGGTGAGCCGCCGCGTCATTTCGGGCTTCACCGCCACCGTCGACCCGCGCAAAATCGGCCTCGATCTGCAGGTGCTCATTAGCGTGACGGTGCGCTCGGGCGCGCGTCAGCTGATCACCGAAATGAGTGACCAGCTGAAATCACTGCCCGAGGTCACTCAGCTGTTCTTTCTGGGCGGGGTCGAAGACTTCATCATTCACCTCGCGGCGCGCGACTCAGACCACGTGCGTGACTTCGTCACCGAGCACCTTTCGGCGCACCCCGCGGTGTCATCCACGCGCACCAGCATCGTCTTCAGCCATCACCAAAACCCGGTGAGCGCCGCCGCGTAACGGCCGGGGAGGCGCGGTTCTCGCGAGGAGCACCGCGCCTGTGCGCACTGTGCGCGTCGTTAGTGCGTCTCAGGCGGGGTGAGGCGTGACTCCTGCGCATCCAGTGCGTGCTCGGCGGCGCGCAGTGCGTGCGAGCTGTACCGGCCGATGGCGCGCTCCTCGATGAGGGCAGCGCGCTGCGATTCGAGCGCCGCGCGTGCGAGCCTGAGATAGGCGCGCGCCGGGCTCTCAACCTCGGGAACCGAGGTGTATCCCTCGGCGCTGCCGAGCGACATCGCGATGGGCGTGAGCGTGTTCTTGGCGCCCGCACGGGCTCGCGCAGTAACGGAATCTGGGGTTTGATGCGCCGGATCCTCATTGGCGAGCGCATCGTCGATTCCGCTATTGGCGGCCTCAACGAGGTCGCCGCTGAGCGCGGTGAGCTCTGCGGCCGTGGCGCCGGCACCCGAGCCGCTCGGCCACAGCTTATGAATCAGGGCGGGCAGTGACAGCCCGTGCAGCAGCAGCGTGATGATGGCGACCGCAAACGCGATCATGATGATCTGCGGGCGGTAGGGGATGGTGATGGGAATCGACTGCGCCGCCGCAAGCGTCACCACGCCGCGCATCCCGCTCCAGCTCAGCACCGCACCATCGCGCCAGCCCAGCTGCTGATCACGCTCATGAACGATATCGGCATGCACGCGCTGCTGCAGCAACGATACGCGCCGCAGGCGTTGCGTGCTGGGATCCGGATCCTCACGCACCCGCCCCGCCATGCGCTTCAGGCCCCGGCCCCGCCGCTCATACGCGCGGGCCGTGCTGCGCAGGCCCACGATGAGGGGCGCGACGAATAGCGCGCGGCACACGATCAGCACGCCCACAAGTGCGAGCGAAATGAGCAGCACGTGCGCGAGCTCAAAATCACTGTTGATGACCTGCTCGACGAGGGCGTGCAGCTGCAGGCCCATCAGTAAGAACACGCCATTTTCGAGCACGAACTGCACCGTGCGCCAGTTCAGCCGCTCGTTGGTGCGGGCGGTGGCACTGAATCGGCGTGAGGCGTGGTGGCCGGTGTAGAGGCCGGTGACGACGACCGCGAGTACGCCAGAAGCGTGCAGTTCTTCGGCGGGAATGAACGCGATGAAGGGCACCACGAACGAAATCATGGTGTCGTAGACAGGGTTGTTGAGCTTCGACCGCAGCCACACGGTGATGATGCCCATCAGGCCGCCCACAATCAGGGCAACAGTGACGGAGTAGACGAAGGAGCCGGCGGCCTCGACGAACACGAAGTTGCCGGCCACTGCGGCGATCGCGGTTTTCAGGAGCACGAGGGAGGTGGCATCGTTGACGAGGCTTTCGCCCTCGAGGATGGACACCACCCGGTCGGGCATGCCGAGCCGCTTACCAATTGACGTGGCGGCCACGGCATCGGTGGGGCTGATCACGGCGCCGAGGGCGATGGCGGCGGGCAGCGGAATGCCGGGCACGAAGGCGTGCAGCACGAGCCCGATAATCACGGCCGAGATGACGACCAGCACGACCGAGAGGCCAATGACGGGCCGAAAGTTACGGCGAAAATCGATCAGCGGCACGTTCACCGCGGCCGCATACAGCAGCGGTGGCAGCACACCCAACAAGATCAGGTCGGGCGGTACTTCAATCAGCGGCACAAAGGGCAGATACCCCGCCCCAATGCCCACGACCACCAAGAGCAGCGGGGCGGCCACGCCGATGCGGCTTCCCAGCACAGACGTGCCAACGAGCACCACGACGCCGATTACGAGGAGAAGTCCAAATTCCATCGGATCATCACTTTCGGGGATCCAGGGGCCGCCAGCTCCGGTCGATACGCTTCACGCGCCGGGCAGCGCGCTGGGCGGTGCCTGCTCATATCCTACGGGGCATACGAGGGCCTCAGCCCAGGGGCGAAGCCGAAATCGTGTGCTGCCGGCGCGCATTGTGGCTGCAGCGGCTGCGTGCGGTTTACCTGGCGTGCGTACCTCAGCTGCCGCGTGTGGCTTAAACGCCGCCGCGCTTGGCCGTGCCAATCACCCCGGCACAGGCAGCCACCACCAGCGCAATCGCGCCACACTGCACAAGCGTCAGGTGCTGCGCGAGCACCACGAACCCCGCCAGCGCAGCCACCGCGGGCCCGAGGCTCGACAGCACCCCAAACACCCGTACCGACATGCGGCGCAGCGCCACAAACTCCAGCGTGTACGGAATCACTGAGGTGAGCAGCGCGGCCCCCACAAACACCGCGATCAGTATCGGCTGCACGGTGAACGCGGCAACGGCGTCACCGGCACCCAGCGGAAGCACGACTGCGGCGGCGACGGTCATGGCGACCGCGAGCGGGTCGAGGCCCTGGGCTTTAGCCCCCAACCGTGACGAACACACAATGTAGAGCGCCCAAAACCCGGCCGCCGCCAACGCAAATCCGACCCCGGCAAGCGGCAGCCCGCCACCCGGGGCCGCGCCGAGCAGCAGTACCCCGCCGAGCGCCAGCACCACCCAGCCCACATCGAGCAGCCGGCGACTGGTCGCCGCAGCCACCGCAAGCGGCCCGAGCAGTTCGATCGTGACGGCGATGCCCAGCGGAATTCGGTCAAACGCGAGGTAAATGCACGAGTTCATGCCCGCCAGCGCAATCCCCAGCGCGATCGCCCCGCCCCACGTGGCACGATCCCACGACCTCACGCGGGGGCGCACGAATACGAGCAGCAGCAGGGCAGCAAATCCCAGCCTGGCAGCAGCGGCGCCCAGCGGCCCCACCGCGGTAAACATGCCACCCACCAGCGCGTTACCAAACTGGACGCTGAAGATCGCGGCCACCGCGAGCACACTGGCGGGCACACGGTGCCGAGCAAAAGAGGTCATCGTGTGGTTACTTTACCCGGCGGCGCGGCCACTCTGTTGACCCGTCGGCTCACCACCGCCCCAGCGGTCGGTACCCTAGTGACAGGGCTGCGCGGCAAATGGCCGAGCGTGACAGGAACGAGACACAAGTGAGCTTAGAGACAACGCTCGAGCAATTGCGAAGCGCTGCACGCGAGGCCGGTGACGCCACGGTGAGCCCAGACGACGCCTTTGCGGCGTTCGAAGAGTGGGTGTGGGAAGACCGCGGGCTCAGGCTGTACCCCGCGCAAGAGGAAGCGATCCTCGGCATCACCCTCGGCAGCAACGTGATTTTGGCGACCCCCACCGGCACCGGTAAATCACTCGTCGCACTCGGCGCCCACTTCTCAGCACTCACCGAGGGCCGCCGCACCGTCTACACCGCCCCCATTAAAGCGCTCGTGAGCGAAAAGTTCTTCGAGCTTGTCGCCGTGTTTGGCGCCGAAAACGTGGGCATGATCACAGGCGACGCCTCCATCAACTCAGACGCCCCCGTGATCTGCTGCACCGCCGAGATCCTCGCCAACCTCGCCATTCGCGACCGTGAGATCGGCGGCATCACGCAGGTAGTGATGGATGAGTTCCACTACTACGCCGAACCCGAGCGCGGCTGGGCCTGGCAGGTACCGCTGCTGATGATGCCCGACGCCCAGTTCCTGCTGATGTCAGCCACCCTGGGCGACGTACGCGAACTCGCGAAAGACTTGAGCGACCGCACCGGCCGCGACACCTCGCTCGTGACCGGCGTCGAACGCCCCGTGCCCCTGCACTTCAACTACGCAGTGAAGCCCGCCCACGAGGTCGTCGAAGAACTCATCGCCGACCGCCAAGTACCCGCATACCTCGTGCACTTCAACCAGTCACACGCGGTCGAGCAGGCGCAGGCGCTGTCGAGCATTCGCATCGTTGACCGCGAAGGCCGCGACGAAATCGCGGCAGCGCTGGGCGACTTCAGATTCTCCACAGGCTTCGGCGTCACCCTCTCGCGGCTCGTGCGCTCGGGCATCGGCGTGCACCACGCCGGCATGCTGCCCCGCTACCGCCGGCTCGTCGAGCAGCTCGCCCAGCGCGGCCTGCTGCGCGTCATCTGCGGCACCGACACCCTCGGCGTGGGCATCAACGTGCCCATTCGCACCGTCGTGATCACCGCCCTCACCAAGTTCGACGGCGTCAAAATGCGCCGGCTCTCGGCACGCGAATTTCACCAGATCTCGGGCCGCGCCGGCCGCGCCGGCTACGACACCGAGGGCGACGTCATCGCCCTCGCCCCCGAACACGACGTCGAAAACGCCAAGTCGGCTGCCAAAGCCGCCGCCAAAGCCGAAAGCGCCAAGGGCGGCAAAAAAGCGAAACCTGCCAAGAAGAAGTCGGCCCCCCAAGGCTTCGTCGCCTGGAGCGAAGCGACCCTCGACAAACTCGTCATCTCAGAGCCCGAGCCGCTCGTCAGCCGCATGCGGGTGAGCCACTCCATGGTGCTCGGCGTGATCGGCCGCGGCGAAATCAACGAGGGCGACGCCCTCGAAACCATGCGCACCCTCGTCTTCGACAGCCACGAACCCCGCGCCAACCAGTTCGCCCACGCCCGCACCGCCATCGGCATCTTCCGCACCCTGCGCAACGGCGGCATCGTCGAGGTATACGAAGACCCCCGCGGGCACAGGCTGCTGCGCCTCACCGTTGAACTGCAGGCAAACTTCGCACTCAACCAGCCGCTGTCACCGTTCGCGCTCGCCGCAATCGAACTGCTCGACCCCGAGTCAGACACCTATGCCCTCGATGTCATCTCGATCATTGAGGCGACGCTCGAGAACCCGCGGGCGATCTTGCGCGCGCAAGAGCATGCTGCGCGCGGCGAGGCCGTGGCCGCGATGAAGGCTGAGGGGATCGAGTACGAGGAGCGCATGGAGCTGCTCGAAGAGATCACGTACCCGCAGCCGCTCAAGGAGCTGCTTGACGAGGCCTTCCACGAGTACCTCAAGGAGGTGCCGTGGGCGCGCGACTTCGAACTGAAGCCAAAGTCGGTGGTGCGCGACATGATCGAGCGGGCATTCGGTTTTCGCGACGTCGTCTCGTTCTACCAGCTGGGTCGCGCAGAAGGCGGCGTGCTGCGGTACCTCAGCGACGCGTTTCGCGCGATCTCACGCACCGTGCCCGAGCAGGCGAAAAGCCCCGAGCTCGAGGATCTCATTGACTGGCTCGGTGAGCTGGTGCGCCAGATCGACTCGAGCCTCATTGATGAGTGGGAGGAGCTCGCGAACCCCGAGGCGCACGCACAAAATGCTGATCCGGATCGCGCCCTGTCGATCGCACCCCCGGCGCGCTCGGTGCTTGCGAACGAGCGCGCGTTCCTCGTGATGCTGCGCAACGCGCTGTTTCGGCGCGTGCAGGGGGCCGCGTTCGAGCGGTACTCCGAACTCGCCGAGCTCGATGGCCCCGGGGGCTTCAGCGAGCAGAAATGGCGCGATGCGCTCGCGGGGTACTACACCGAGTACGACGAGATTCTGCTCGACGGCGATGCGCGGTCAGCCGCGCTCGTGCAGATCGACCGTTCGAGTGCCGACGAGGGGATCTGGCGTTTTCGGCAGGTGCTGCTCGACCCCGAGAACGACCGTGATTGGCGCATTGAGGGCACCGTCGATCTCGAGAAATCTGAGCTCGAGGGCGAACCCGTGGTGCGGGTCGACCGCGTGGGCCCCTTCGCGGGGGAGTAGCGTGCGGGGAGTAGCGCGCAGTAGCCCCTCCAGCCACTAGACTCGTCGGCATGCGCCTTGGAGTCATCGACGTCGGATCCAACACGGTTCACCTGCTCATCGTGGATGCCCACGCTGGCGCAAGCCCCGTGCCCTACCACTCGCAGCGCTCGGTGGTGCGGTTGATGCGGTACCTCGGGCCGGGCGGCGAGATTCTTGAAGAGGGCGTCAGGCTGATCCTCGAGGCGGTCGCCGAAGCTGCCCGCACCGCGCGCGAGATCGGCATCGATGACCTGATCTGCACCGCCACCAGCGCGGTACGCGAAGCCTCAAACGGCGACGACGTGCTTGCCCAAATCGAGCGCGTGAGCGGCATCGAACCGCACGTGCTGTCGGGCGAAGACGAGGCCCGCATCACCATGCTGGCCGTGCGCCGTTGGCTCGGCTGGTCGGCGGGCGAGGTGCTGCTGTTTGACATTGGCGGCGGCTCGTTTGAAATCGCGCAGGGGGCCGACGAATACCCCGATGTGCAGGTCTCGCTGCCGCTCGGGGCCGGTCGCTCGACGATCCAGTATCTGCCTGAAGACCCGCCCTCGCGCGAGGCCGTGTCTGCGTTGCGCGCGCACGCCCGCAACGAGTTCACGCGTGTGCGCAATGAGATGTTCCAGGGCCGCCCGCGCCCCAAGCGCGTGGTGGGCACCTCAAAGACCATTCGTTCGCTCGCACGCCTGATCGGTGGCCCCGCCGACCCCGTTTCGGGTGACCTGGCCCCGCTGCACTACGCGGGTCTGCGCGAGTGGGAGCCGTCGCTGCGCGATATGCCGGGTTCGGTGCGCGAGTACTTGCCGGGCATCACCCCCGAGCGCGGCTACCAAATCATGGCCGGTGCCGTGGTGCTGCGCACCGCGATGAAGGTGTTTGATGTCACCACGCTGACGATCTCGCCGTGGGCGCTGCGCGAGGGTATCGTGCTGCGCTACATCGACGCGCTTGATGGGCGCGGGGCCGATCCGGTCGCACAGTAACGCAGCCCGCCCGTTACAGCTGCTCGACCGCGAAATAGTTCCCTTCGGGGTCTGCGAAGTTAAACGTGGTGCGCCCGCCGTGGTGCGCGAGCTCGCCAACGGTGACCCCTGCCGCCTCGAGCCTCGATCGCATGCCGGCGGCGTCATGGCTGCCAAACAGAATCGACGGGGTGCCGAGGTTCAGCTCGGGCGACATCTGGGCGACGGTGGCGCGCTCAAACAACACGAGCGAGGCGGCGTGACCTGCCGCGGGGGCGAGCTCGACCGAGAGCACCCGTCCCTCAAGCTCCTGGGTGGTCACCCGCACGAAGCCCACGGTCTGCTCCCAGAACGCGGCTACGCGCTGGGGGTCTGCAACATAGATCATCACTTTGCCAAACTGATCGATCATCAGCATCCTCCTGCGTCATAAGTGGGCCACTTCGCCCAGCGGTGGGCTTCAGTATTCCACTCACGGCGCGCCCGGTAAACACGCCAACGGGGGCCGGTTTGGTGTTGAGGGGCCATGGGGGTAGAGTTATATCTCGTTGCCGCGCTGCAGTTTCGGGCCGGAGTTCAACATTGGGATATGGTGTAATTGGCAACACATCGGTTTCTGGTACCGACATTCTAGGTTCGAGTCCTGGTATCCCAGCAGTGAGAGAAAACCCCCGCGAGAGCGGGGGTTTTCTTGTATGTATGGGTGAG
It encodes:
- a CDS encoding VOC family protein, with the translated sequence MIDQFGKVMIYVADPQRVAAFWEQTVGFVRVTTQELEGRVLSVELAPAAGHAASLVLFERATVAQMSPELNLGTPSILFGSHDAAGMRSRLEAAGVTVGELAHHGGRTTFNFADPEGNYFAVEQL
- a CDS encoding Ppx/GppA phosphatase family protein → MRLGVIDVGSNTVHLLIVDAHAGASPVPYHSQRSVVRLMRYLGPGGEILEEGVRLILEAVAEAARTAREIGIDDLICTATSAVREASNGDDVLAQIERVSGIEPHVLSGEDEARITMLAVRRWLGWSAGEVLLFDIGGGSFEIAQGADEYPDVQVSLPLGAGRSTIQYLPEDPPSREAVSALRAHARNEFTRVRNEMFQGRPRPKRVVGTSKTIRSLARLIGGPADPVSGDLAPLHYAGLREWEPSLRDMPGSVREYLPGITPERGYQIMAGAVVLRTAMKVFDVTTLTISPWALREGIVLRYIDALDGRGADPVAQ
- a CDS encoding DEAD/DEAH box helicase, which translates into the protein MAERDRNETQVSLETTLEQLRSAAREAGDATVSPDDAFAAFEEWVWEDRGLRLYPAQEEAILGITLGSNVILATPTGTGKSLVALGAHFSALTEGRRTVYTAPIKALVSEKFFELVAVFGAENVGMITGDASINSDAPVICCTAEILANLAIRDREIGGITQVVMDEFHYYAEPERGWAWQVPLLMMPDAQFLLMSATLGDVRELAKDLSDRTGRDTSLVTGVERPVPLHFNYAVKPAHEVVEELIADRQVPAYLVHFNQSHAVEQAQALSSIRIVDREGRDEIAAALGDFRFSTGFGVTLSRLVRSGIGVHHAGMLPRYRRLVEQLAQRGLLRVICGTDTLGVGINVPIRTVVITALTKFDGVKMRRLSAREFHQISGRAGRAGYDTEGDVIALAPEHDVENAKSAAKAAAKAESAKGGKKAKPAKKKSAPQGFVAWSEATLDKLVISEPEPLVSRMRVSHSMVLGVIGRGEINEGDALETMRTLVFDSHEPRANQFAHARTAIGIFRTLRNGGIVEVYEDPRGHRLLRLTVELQANFALNQPLSPFALAAIELLDPESDTYALDVISIIEATLENPRAILRAQEHAARGEAVAAMKAEGIEYEERMELLEEITYPQPLKELLDEAFHEYLKEVPWARDFELKPKSVVRDMIERAFGFRDVVSFYQLGRAEGGVLRYLSDAFRAISRTVPEQAKSPELEDLIDWLGELVRQIDSSLIDEWEELANPEAHAQNADPDRALSIAPPARSVLANERAFLVMLRNALFRRVQGAAFERYSELAELDGPGGFSEQKWRDALAGYYTEYDEILLDGDARSAALVQIDRSSADEGIWRFRQVLLDPENDRDWRIEGTVDLEKSELEGEPVVRVDRVGPFAGE